The genomic DNA CTGAGGCCCGCGCGTTCGATACGTGGAAATCTTGTGTCCGGAGCCTGGATCGCGCCGGTCCCGAAACAGGGACCTGACGTATCGACCTCAAAGAGCGGGAGCGGGCACTTCCTCCAATGACGGCGGCGGCTTAACCCCGCGACCGGCCCGCTCGGACGGCCTCGATAATGTCGATGGCGGCCCGGACGCCGCTCTCTATATCCAGTTGGGAGTTATCTAGCAAGTAAGCATCCGGGGCGGGCTTTAAAGGCGCAATCGGCCGGTTCTTGTCGCGTTCGTCGCGCTGGATGATATCGGCGAGCACGGCGGCTTCGTCGGCCTCCTCGCCCCTGGCCTTGGCTTCCATGGTCCGGCGGCGGGCGCGGACCTTGGGGTCGGCGACGACGAAGATCTTCACGTCGGCATCGGGGCAGATCACGGTTCCAATGTCCCGGCCATCAAGCACGGCGCCGGGCGGATCGGCGGCGAATTGCCGCTGGAAATTGACCAGGACCTCGCGAACCCTGGGGATCGCCGAGACGATCGAGGCGCCCTCGCCGGCCTTCTGGGTCTTCAGGGCGGGATTGCCGAACTTTTCGGGATCGAGCTCCAGGGCGGCCTGCACCGCGGCGGCCTCGTCGCGGAGATCATGACCTGATTGCATCAGGGCATAGGCCACCGCGCGGTAGATCACGCCGGTATCGAGATGACGATAGCCGTAATGGTGCGCAAGACGCTTGCCGAGCGTCCCCTTGCCCGAGGCCGCGGGCCCGTCGATGGCGATGATCATGAAAACTCGGCCCCTAAAGAACGCATCATCGGAATGAAGTCCGGGAAACTCGTGGCGATAAAGGCGGTGTCGTCGACGGTCACGGGCTGATCGGAGGCGCAACCCATCACCAGCGCCGACATCGCGATGCGATGGTCCATGTGGGTGGCGACGGTGCCGCCGCCGGGAACGTGGCCGCGTCCCTCGACGATGAGATCGTCGCCGGAAATGGTGACCGTCACGCCGTTGACGCGCAGCATGGCGGCGGTGGCCTCCAGCCGGTCGGATTCCTTGACGCGCAGCTCCTGGAGGCCGCGCATGATCGTCGTGCCTTCGGCGAAGGACGCCGCCACGGCCAGCACCAGATATTCGTCGATCATCGATGGCGCGCGTTCGGACGGCACCTCGACCCCGCGCAGTTTCGAGGCGCGCACGCGCAATTGCGCCATCGGCTCGCCGGCGTCACGACGGACCTCGCTTTCCTCGATCGAAGCGCCCATCTCGCGCAGCGTCGTGAAAAGACCGGTGCGCAGCGGGTTGGTCATGACATCGGACAGGACGACATCCGAGCCCTCGACGATCAGCGCTGCGACGACCGGAAAGGCCGCCGAGGACGGATCGGCGGGCACCACGACGGTGGCACCATGCAGTTCGGGCTGGCCCTTGAGCGTGATGCGGCGGCCGTGCTGGCCTTCCTGCGCCGAGGTGATGTCGGCGCCAAAATGCTTGAGCATCAACTCGGTGTGGTCGCGGCTGGCCTCGCTCTCGATCACGGTCGTGGTGCCCGGTGCGGCAAGGCCGGCCAGCAGCACCGCCGACTTGATCTGGGCCGAGGCGACCGGGGTCGTGTAGGTGATCGGCAGCGGATCGCGCGCGCCCTGAAGGGTCAGGGGCAGGCGGCCGCCCTCGCCGCCGGAAATGACCTTCGCGCCCATCTTTTCCAGGGGATCGAGGATCCGGCGCATGGGGCGGCTGCGCAGCGAGGCATCGCCGTCGAAAACCGCCGAGATCGGGCAGCCGGCGACGGCGCCCATGACCAGCCGGCAACCGGTGCCGGAGTTGCCGAAATCCAGAGGGGTCTTGGGCGTGGCGAAGCCCGCAACGCCCACGCCGTTGACCTTCCAGGCAAAATCCCCGGTGCGCTCGACCCTGGCGCCCAGCGCCTGCATGGATTTGGCGGTGTTGAGGACGTCCTCACCCTCGAGCAGGCCCGATATCCTGGTCTCGCCGACCGCGAGCGCGCCCAGGATCAGCGCGCGGTGGGAGATCGACTTGTCGCCGGGCACCCGTACTTTCCCGGTCAGGGGACCGCTGGCGCGAGACTGAAGCGGCCTCGGTTGGTCGGAATGAGTCAAGATTGTGTCCTTGGATGAGCCCTGAGGGGACTGCGGCGCAGGTACCACATGGTCCGCGCCCCGTCACGGGCATGTCGTTCTCCCGTAATGCGCTATTGACAGCGGGCCGCCAACTAGCCAAGTGAAACACCGCTTTTCAGACATTCCCAGGATTCCTGCCGTGGCCAAGTCCGAACTCGGAACCAAACGTATTTGCCCGACCACGGGCAAGAAGTTCTATGACCTCAACAAGAATCCGGTGATCTCGCCCTATACCGGCGAAGTCGTGCCGATTGCCCCGGTGGCGCCGGCGCGTATGCCCCGTGGCGCCGAAGCCCGGCACGCGGCGACAGCGGATGCTGCGCCCGAGCCGGCAGAGGTCGAAGAGGTCTCGCTCGAGGAGGCCGACGCCGAGGAGAACACCGGCAAGGTCAAGGCCGTGGTGCCCGAATCCGAGGACGATATCGAGGTCGACGAGACCCTCGACGACGACGATGACGATGATTCGACCTTCATTGCCGATGAAGAAGAGGGCGATGAGGACGTTACCGACATCATTGGTGATGTCGGAGGTGATGAAGAGACTTGAGATCAGTCCTGATCTGTGAAAAAGGGTGCACCGCGCGAGTCGCCAGGACTCGCCGGTTGGGGTGATCCACCAGATTTCACCCCGTTAAGGACTAAGGGGCCATAGCTCAGCTGGGAGAGCGCTTGCATGGCATGCAAGAGGTCGGCGGTTCGATCCCGCCTGGCTCCACCAGCCTTCGCCCGCTTCGAAGGCAAAGCCGGCTCTGGCGAAACGCTACTCCCCGATCACCGCATTCAGCCGATCCCTGAGCGCCACGATCTCGTCCTTCATCGCCACCAACTCCGACACCGAGCAATCCGACGCCGCCAGGATCGATTGCGGCACGGCACGCGCCTTCTCCTTCAGGGCATGGCCTTGCGCCGTCAGCGCGATCAGGACCTGGCGCTCGTCCTCGCTGGAGCGGGTGCGCTTCACGAGATGCGCCGCTTCCAGCCGTTTCAGCAGCGGGGTCAGGGTGCCCGAATCCAGGAACAGCCGCTCGCCGATGTCCTTGACCGGCACGTCGTCGCGCTCCCATAGCACCAGCATCACCAGATATTGCGGATAGGTCAGGCCGAGCCGGTCCAGCAGCGGCTTGTAGACGCGGTTGAAGGCATGCGCGGCCGAATAGACCGCGAAGCAGATCTGGTTGTCGAGCCGCAGCGGCGCGTCCGCTGCCGATGATTTTCGGGGCATGGGAATCTCTTTGGGACTTGTCTCATTCTGGCGCCGCGCGCCGGCACATTCAATTGCGAACAATTAAATGTGAGACGGCGAAGTTTCAATTGCGCACAATCTAATTGTCTGCGATATAGATCGCACCCCCACCCCAAGACCCCAGGGAGACGACAATGTCCGTGAACGTCCTCTACAAGACCAGCGCCAAGGCCACCGGCGGCCGCGACGGCCATGCTGCGACCCTCGACGGCGCCCTCGACGTCAAGCTCACCACGCCGAAGGAGCTCGGCGGCGGCGGCGGCGCCGGCAACAATCCCGAGCAGCTGTTTGCGGCCGGCTATGCCGCCTGCTTCATCGGCGCGATGAAGTTCGTGGCCTCGCAGGGCGGCCCGAAGGTTCCCGCCGACGCCTCCGTCACCTCGACCGTCGGTATCGGCCCGCGCTCCGAGGGCGGCTTCGGCCTCGATATCGACCTCGCGGTCTCGCTGCCGGGCCTCGCCCGCGCGGAGGCCGAAGCACTGGTCGAAAAGGCCCACCAGGTGTGCCCCTATTCCAACGCCACGCGCGGCAATGTCGACGTTCGCCTGACGGTCGTCTGATCGGAACGGCGGATTGGCCGGCCCGAGATCCCCCTCGGGCCGGCCACTTGCGTTGATTTGCCACGCCGCGGGACTGACGCTCGGCGGCGCATATGGCCCTACGCGAGGGCCCATTGCTGGCGCAAACAAACCTCGCTAGGCCTGTGACCAAAGATCGACACAGGGGAAGCGAAGGCAATGAGTTCTGAAGCCGCCACAGGTGCCATGAGCGGACTGCGCGTCATCGATCTCACGCGCGTGCTCGGCGGTCCCTACTGCACCCAGATCCTCGCCGACCACGGCGCCGACGTGATCAAGGTCGAGCCGCCCGCCGGCGACGAGGTGCGCGAATGGGGTCCTCCCTTCCACGAGGAGGACGCGGCTTATTTCGTCGGCATCAACCGCAACAAGCGCTCGATCGGCCTCGACCTCGCCTCCGAGGGCGGCCGCATCGTGCTGCTCAAGATGCTGGAGACAGCCGACGTCCTGATCGAGAATTTCAAGCCGGGCACGCTGGAGAAATGGGGCATCGGCAACGACGTCCTCAGTAGGAAATTCCCGCGTCTCGTGCATTGCCGGATCTGCGGCTTCGGCGCCGACGGTCCGCGTGGCGGCAATCCCGGCTATGACGCCATCATCCAGGCCATGACCGGCATGATCGCCGCGACCGGCTCGCCCGAGAGCGGGCCGATGCGGATCGGCGTGCCCTTGGTCGACATCACCACCGGCCTTTATGCGGCGATCGGCATCCTGATGGCGCTGTCGGAGCGGCAGCGTTCGGGCCAGGGCCAATTCCTCGAGACCACGCTGTACGAGACCGGCCTTGCCATCATGCATCCGCACACCGCGAATTATTTCATGCATGGCAAGCCGCCCTCGCTCACCGGCAACGAGCACCCGAACCTCGTGCCTTACGCGATCTTCCCGACGAAAACCGACAACATCTTCATCGGCGTCGGCAATGACGGCACCTTCCGCAAGCTCGCCAAGGAGATCGGCAAGCCCGAGCTCGGCACCGATCCGCGCTTTGCCCGCAACAAGGACCGCATCGCCAACCGCGAGGCGCTGCGCGCCGAGCTTGCCGCCGTGTTCAGCCAGCACGAGGCCGAGCCGCTGTGCAATCGCCTGCTCGCCGCGGGCCTGCCCGCAGGGCCCGTGCAGAAGATCGACCAGGCGCTGACCAATCCGCACACGATCGCGCGCGGCGATATCATCGAGAAGGACTGGTACAAGGGCGTCGCCTCCCCGATCCGGCTCGACCGCAGCAAGCCGAGCCTGCGCCGGCTGCCGCCGAAATTCAGCCAGCACGCAGCCGAGGTGCTGGGCGAGTTCGGCTACTCCAGGGCCGAGATCGACGCGATGGTCGAAAAGGGCACGGTCTGCGGCCCCGAGCGCAAGCGGTAGAGGCCACCTCCGTCCAACGAATGATGCCGCAGTGCGGCGCGGGCACGATAGTGCACCGCGAACGGAGGAGGCTGGCTGTGGCCTCTTCGCCTATTTGACGACTTCCCATTTAGCAGCGCTTGCTGCTTTCGTTTCTCCCGCTTACACAGTCATGTGAACGTCATATGGCACTGCTAGCGCAAGCGCTTCTTTAGTGACGGGCAAGGGAGGTTTTCTTGATGGCTCTTCGACATTTTGGCACGGCTGCTGCTGTTGCACTCACGGTTGGTCTCGGCGCCTCGCCGGCATTGGCCGTGACCGAGATCCAGTGGTGGCACGCGATGACCGGCGCCAACAACGACGTCATCGTCAAGCTCGCCAACGACTTCAACGCGTCGCAGAGCGATTACAAGGTGATCCCGACCTACAAGGGCAACTACGCCGATACGATGAATGCCGGCATCGCGGCGTTCCGCGCCGGCAACGCGCCGCACATCATGCAGGTGTTCGAGGTCGGCACCGCCACCATGATGGCCGCGACCGGCGCCGTGAAGCCCGTCTACAAGCTGATGGCCGAGGCCGGCGAAAAGTTCGATCCCAAGATCTACCTGCCCGCCATCACCGGCTACTACTCCACCTCGAAGGGCGAGATGCTCTCGTTCCCCTTCAACTCGTCGTCGACCGTCATGTGGGTCAATCTCGACGAGCTGAAGAAGGCCAATGTCGCGATCCCAAAGACCTGGCCCGAAACGTTTGAGGCCGCCAAGAAGCTCCATGACAACGGTCATGCGACCTGCGGGTTCTCCAATTCCTGGGTCACCTGGGTCAATCTCGAGCAGCTCTCCGCCTGGCACAACGTGCCGCTGTCGAGCAAGGCCAACGGCCTCGACGGCTTCGACACCAAGCTCGAGTTCAATGGTCCGCTCCAGGTCAAGCATCTCGAGAAGCTGGTCGAGCTGCAGAAGGACAAGACCTACGATTATGCCGGCCGCACCAACACCGGCGAGGGCCGCTTCACCTCGGGCGAATGTCCGCTCTATCTGACCTCGTCGGCATTCTTCGGCAACGTCAAGGCGCAGGCCAAGTTCGCCTTCACCGCGGTGCCGATGCCCTATTACCCCGACGCGAAGGGCGCGCCGCAGAACTCCATCATCGGCGGCGCTTCGCTCTGGGTCATGGGCGGCAAGCCGGCCGAGGAGTACAAGGGCGTTGCAAAATTCCTGACGTTCCTCTCGGACACCGATCGCCAGGTCTATATTCACAAGGCCTCGGGCTACCTGCCGATCACCAAGGCGGCTTACGAGAAGGCCAAGGCGGAAGGGTTCTACAAGGACCAGCCCTATCTCGAGACCCCGCTGCTCGAGCTGACCAACAAGGAGCCGACCGAGAACTCCCGCGGCCTTCGCCTCGGCAACATGGTTCAGCTGCGTGACGTCTGGGCGGAAGAGATCGAGCAGGCGCTCGCCGGCAAGAAGACCGCCAAGCAGGCGCTGGACGCGGCCGTCGAGCGCGGCAACACCATGCTGCGTCAGTTCGAAAAGACCGCCGTCAAGTAAGGTCACGGATGGCAGGCCGGGCAACCCGGCCTGCCACTCCTGCGGACATCATGCAAAAGCAAGCCATTTTCCAATCAAAGCTGTTGCCGTATGCGCTCGTTGCGCCGCAGCTCGCGATCGTCCTGATTTTCTTCTACTGGCCGGCCCTGCAGGCCGTGATCCAGTCCTTCCTGCAGCAGGACGCCTTCGGCCTGTCGA from Bradyrhizobium sp. CCBAU 53351 includes the following:
- the aroA gene encoding 3-phosphoshikimate 1-carboxyvinyltransferase; its protein translation is MTHSDQPRPLQSRASGPLTGKVRVPGDKSISHRALILGALAVGETRISGLLEGEDVLNTAKSMQALGARVERTGDFAWKVNGVGVAGFATPKTPLDFGNSGTGCRLVMGAVAGCPISAVFDGDASLRSRPMRRILDPLEKMGAKVISGGEGGRLPLTLQGARDPLPITYTTPVASAQIKSAVLLAGLAAPGTTTVIESEASRDHTELMLKHFGADITSAQEGQHGRRITLKGQPELHGATVVVPADPSSAAFPVVAALIVEGSDVVLSDVMTNPLRTGLFTTLREMGASIEESEVRRDAGEPMAQLRVRASKLRGVEVPSERAPSMIDEYLVLAVAASFAEGTTIMRGLQELRVKESDRLEATAAMLRVNGVTVTISGDDLIVEGRGHVPGGGTVATHMDHRIAMSALVMGCASDQPVTVDDTAFIATSFPDFIPMMRSLGAEFS
- a CDS encoding TIGR02300 family protein; this translates as MAKSELGTKRICPTTGKKFYDLNKNPVISPYTGEVVPIAPVAPARMPRGAEARHAATADAAPEPAEVEEVSLEEADAEENTGKVKAVVPESEDDIEVDETLDDDDDDDSTFIADEEEGDEDVTDIIGDVGGDEET
- the cmk gene encoding (d)CMP kinase yields the protein MIIAIDGPAASGKGTLGKRLAHHYGYRHLDTGVIYRAVAYALMQSGHDLRDEAAAVQAALELDPEKFGNPALKTQKAGEGASIVSAIPRVREVLVNFQRQFAADPPGAVLDGRDIGTVICPDADVKIFVVADPKVRARRRTMEAKARGEEADEAAVLADIIQRDERDKNRPIAPLKPAPDAYLLDNSQLDIESGVRAAIDIIEAVRAGRSRG
- a CDS encoding organic hydroperoxide resistance protein, with amino-acid sequence MSVNVLYKTSAKATGGRDGHAATLDGALDVKLTTPKELGGGGGAGNNPEQLFAAGYAACFIGAMKFVASQGGPKVPADASVTSTVGIGPRSEGGFGLDIDLAVSLPGLARAEAEALVEKAHQVCPYSNATRGNVDVRLTVV
- a CDS encoding CaiB/BaiF CoA-transferase family protein; the protein is MSSEAATGAMSGLRVIDLTRVLGGPYCTQILADHGADVIKVEPPAGDEVREWGPPFHEEDAAYFVGINRNKRSIGLDLASEGGRIVLLKMLETADVLIENFKPGTLEKWGIGNDVLSRKFPRLVHCRICGFGADGPRGGNPGYDAIIQAMTGMIAATGSPESGPMRIGVPLVDITTGLYAAIGILMALSERQRSGQGQFLETTLYETGLAIMHPHTANYFMHGKPPSLTGNEHPNLVPYAIFPTKTDNIFIGVGNDGTFRKLAKEIGKPELGTDPRFARNKDRIANREALRAELAAVFSQHEAEPLCNRLLAAGLPAGPVQKIDQALTNPHTIARGDIIEKDWYKGVASPIRLDRSKPSLRRLPPKFSQHAAEVLGEFGYSRAEIDAMVEKGTVCGPERKR
- the ugpB gene encoding sn-glycerol-3-phosphate ABC transporter substrate-binding protein UgpB codes for the protein MALRHFGTAAAVALTVGLGASPALAVTEIQWWHAMTGANNDVIVKLANDFNASQSDYKVIPTYKGNYADTMNAGIAAFRAGNAPHIMQVFEVGTATMMAATGAVKPVYKLMAEAGEKFDPKIYLPAITGYYSTSKGEMLSFPFNSSSTVMWVNLDELKKANVAIPKTWPETFEAAKKLHDNGHATCGFSNSWVTWVNLEQLSAWHNVPLSSKANGLDGFDTKLEFNGPLQVKHLEKLVELQKDKTYDYAGRTNTGEGRFTSGECPLYLTSSAFFGNVKAQAKFAFTAVPMPYYPDAKGAPQNSIIGGASLWVMGGKPAEEYKGVAKFLTFLSDTDRQVYIHKASGYLPITKAAYEKAKAEGFYKDQPYLETPLLELTNKEPTENSRGLRLGNMVQLRDVWAEEIEQALAGKKTAKQALDAAVERGNTMLRQFEKTAVK
- a CDS encoding MarR family winged helix-turn-helix transcriptional regulator is translated as MPRKSSAADAPLRLDNQICFAVYSAAHAFNRVYKPLLDRLGLTYPQYLVMLVLWERDDVPVKDIGERLFLDSGTLTPLLKRLEAAHLVKRTRSSEDERQVLIALTAQGHALKEKARAVPQSILAASDCSVSELVAMKDEIVALRDRLNAVIGE